The window ATCAACGTTGAGAAACAGCTCCTAGTGAACGAACTTAAAAAAAGGTATGACGTGGTGGTCTACAATCCTGACGGCTCCATATTTTTGTTAATTGAGTGCAAGGCACCGGAAGTGAGGATTACCCAGGCGACATTTGACCAGATAGCCCAGTACAATTATCAATTGGAGGCCCAGCACCTGATGGTCACCAATGGTTTGGACCATTATTATTGCGAAATGGACCATGTGAATGAAAAGTATAGGTTTTTAGAGGATATTCCTGATTTTAGCCGTTAATTTGCCTCCGTTTTGAAAATCGCCGTAGTCATACTCAACTGGAATGGAGAGGCCCTGCTCGAAAGGTTCCTGCCTTCGGTCCTTGAATATTCCAAAGGAACGGATGTTTATGTGGTGGACAATGCCAGTACCGATGGTTCGGTGGCGTATGTTGCACAGCACTACCCCAACATCAACATCATACAGAACAGTTCCAATGGCGGATTTGCCAAAGGGTACAACGAAGGTTTGCAGCACGTAAAGGCAGATGTGTATTGTCTCTTGAATTCGGATGTTGAAGTGACCCCTGATTGGCTGGAACCTATCCAAAATACCTTTAGTACCCAACCAGAGGCGGCCATCATTCAACCCAAAATATTGGATTTGATGCAAAAGGACCACTTTGAATATGCCGGAGCTGCAGGCGGATTTTTGGATAAATTTGGGTATCCGTTCTGTCGGGGACGTATATTTCAGACCATTGAAAAAGATGAGGGTCAATATGATGACATCAGAGAAGTGTTTTGGGCCACAGGAGCTTGCATGTTCATCAAAAGCGATGTGTTTTGGTCACTTGGCGGTTTTGATGAGGATTATTTTGCCCATCAAGAGGAAATCGACCTTTGCTGGCGTGCACAGAATGCCGGGCACAAAGTGTTTTATGTAGGGCATAGCCATGTATATCACTTAGGGGGCAGCACCCT is drawn from Flagellimonas sp. MMG031 and contains these coding sequences:
- a CDS encoding type I restriction enzyme HsdR N-terminal domain-containing protein → MQDLNFPPYSFRIKNSQNRQYIFDGIRKKFVVLQPEEWVRQHVLRYLVFTKNYPKSLINVEKQLLVNELKKRYDVVVYNPDGSIFLLIECKAPEVRITQATFDQIAQYNYQLEAQHLMVTNGLDHYYCEMDHVNEKYRFLEDIPDFSR
- a CDS encoding glycosyltransferase family 2 protein: MKIAVVILNWNGEALLERFLPSVLEYSKGTDVYVVDNASTDGSVAYVAQHYPNINIIQNSSNGGFAKGYNEGLQHVKADVYCLLNSDVEVTPDWLEPIQNTFSTQPEAAIIQPKILDLMQKDHFEYAGAAGGFLDKFGYPFCRGRIFQTIEKDEGQYDDIREVFWATGACMFIKSDVFWSLGGFDEDYFAHQEEIDLCWRAQNAGHKVFYVGHSHVYHLGGSTLSNMNPKKTFLNFRNSLYSITKNLPRRQAWPIVFIRLLLDAIAALRFIFQLKFDHCFAILRAHFSFYGNFIKMYRKREKANFILKYYVATSIVWSYFVHQIKNFNILVKD